In Daphnia magna isolate NIES linkage group LG5, ASM2063170v1.1, whole genome shotgun sequence, a single genomic region encodes these proteins:
- the LOC116923538 gene encoding neuronal acetylcholine receptor subunit alpha-10 translates to MESKAMSPQSVSVRTAGRLLLSLGLFVLLPEAVHSDLNEYRLLRHLMENYDSNARPVANSTKALQVIFGMSLHLLIDVDERNQILTTNCWLTQKWNDSHLTWNASDYGGIHVVRIPYHRVWRPDIILYNNADAQYTSSVINTNVIVSDNGEVVWLSHGIFRSSCDINVEYFPFDLQSCKMKWASWTYDGFQIDLKKQTDEGDVSNYQTNGEFDLVDFEAIHHEEYYSCCPEPYPDITYVIKMRRRPLFYVFNLILPCLLINGIALLVFYVPSESGEKVTLGISSLLSMTVFLMTIRESLPPTEKTPLISLYYGVSICLVSFASGLSVVTLNLHHRGLRGTEVPYIMRRIILGGLARLVFLRFDVDKRHSPASTPTSAPAGEPSSSHSGDPIPASRLASRFEESPTKTCASGDPRCTCGKSRNINQRGRHQPVGVSATRSSGWYSTPVNGGPSCSRNSQERLRLRLQELEPRATDVYLDPEFSDKFQSAELDFLGIGPPSPKFYSRRVPSTSKAPHFQQQQQQPLINPESASGSSSAEIGGGFGLLSQGSIYEQRLTELMARVSTAVERNENRLEEQDRREAIALEWKQLALVCDRILLLTFVIITTVATCVVLTSSPYGP, encoded by the exons ATGGAATCCAAGGCTATGTCGCCTCAAAGTGTCAGCGTCAGAACGGCAg GACGCCTTCTGCTTTCGCTCGGACTCTTTGTGCTGTTGCCGGAAGCAGTGCATTCGGACCTCAACGAATATCGACTCTTGCGTCATTTAATGGAAAATTACGACAGCAACGCTC GTCCTGTAGCCAATTCCACCAAGGCTCTTCAAGTCATATTTGGCATGTCACTTCATCTTCTCATTGACGTG GACGAGCGCAATCAAATACTGACGACAAATTGTTGGCTGACGCAGAAATGGAACGATAGCCACCTCACCTGGAACGCATCCGATTAcg GGGGCATTCACGTTGTTCGCATTCCTTATCATCGAGTGTGGCGGCCTGATATCATCCTTTACAACAA CGCCGATGCTCAATACACTTCAAGCGTCATCAATACCAACGTGATCGTCTCTGACAACGGAGAG GTCGTGTGGCTGAGTCACGGCATTTTCCGATCGTCTTGCGACATCAACGTCGAATATTTCCCCTTCGACTTGCAGAGCTGCAAAATGAAATGGGCTTCCTGGACCTACGATGGATTTCAG ATTGACTTGAAGAAACAAACGGATGAAGGTGACGTCAGCAATTATCAGACGAACGGCGAGTTTGATTTGGTCGATTTCGAGGCGATCCACCACGAAGAGTACTACAGCTGCTGTCCTGAACCATATCCTGACATCACCTACGTCATCAAAATGAGGCGCCGCCCACTTTTCTACGTTTTCAACTTGATCCTGCCCTGTCTGCTCATCAACGGCATCG CTTTACTGGTGTTTTACGTGCCATCCGAGTCGGGCGAGAAAGTGACTTTGGGCATCAGCTCACTGCTATCCATGACCGTCTTCCTCATGACGATCAGAGAAAGTTTGCCACCCACAGAAAAAACTCCACTCATCA GTCTGTACTATGGCGTCTCCATTTGTTTGGTGTCGTTCGCTTCGGGACTGTCGGTCGTGACGTTGAACTTACATCATCGCGGTTTGAGGGGCACCGAAGTGCCTTACATCATGCGACGCATCATTCTGGGCGGATTGGCGCGGCTGGTCTTCCTTCGCTTCGATGTCGACAAGAGGCATTCGCCCGCGTCTACGCCGACATCGGCACCGGCTGGCGAACCGTCCAGCTCCCATTCGGGCGATCCAATTCCGGCTAGCCGATTGGCTTCTCGCTTCGAGGAATCGCCCACCAAAACTTGCGCTTCTGGCGACCCCCGTTGCACTTGCGGAAAGAGTCGGAATATTAATCAGAGAGGGCGACACCAACCCGTTGGTGTTTCGGCCACCAGATCTTCAGGatg GTATTCAACGCCTGTTAATGGAGGTCCATCGTGTAGCAGGAATTCACAAGAGAGACTTCGGTTAAGGCTCCAG gaGTTGGAACCAAGAGCGACCGACGTCTATTTGGATCCCGAATTTAGCGACAAATTCCAGTCGGCCGAACTTGACTTCCTCGGGATTGGTCCTCCATCGCCAAAATTTTATTCGCGCCGCGTCCCATCAACGTCCAAAGCGCCACATTtccaacagcagcaacagcagccatTAATCAATCCTGAATCAG CTAGTGGATCGTCATCGGCTGAGATTGGCGGTGGATTCGGTCTACTGAGCCAAGGCAGCATTTACGAGCAACGATTGACTGAGTTGATGGCTCGCGTGTCGACCGCCGTCGAACGTAATGAGAATCGATTGGAAGAACAAGATCGCCGAGAGGCTATTGCGCTCGAATGGAAACAGCTGGCCCTTGTTTGCGACAG GATCCTCTTGCTCACGTTCGTTATCATCACAACTGTTGCCACGTGTGTCGTGCTCACGTCTTCCCCCTACGGTCCGTAA
- the LOC116923520 gene encoding LOW QUALITY PROTEIN: general transcription factor 3C polypeptide 3 (The sequence of the model RefSeq protein was modified relative to this genomic sequence to represent the inferred CDS: substituted 2 bases at 2 genomic stop codons) has protein sequence MGEANLRYARNEKQDAINLCMAVIRQAPNYAEPFQALSMFYKDLGDYEKSYQLSLIAAXLSPQDAEERIRRCELLESMAAQKDLLKACLTMLRCVQPENEQKRNEWVVLAVRIARMHHASGQLYSARRALSNALVTCSASFTMEHYNLLLXLRVLTKHYLDVMKVLTKHCGLVFNNKKVDAIDLEEAETMELTQELPLDILSKLCIALVYSKKHDFAFPLIETFLEYDVESFGDTVFTLTLPRPLWKTNFTNELCHC, from the exons ATGGGTGAAGCAAATTTGCGGTATGCCAGAAATGAGAAGCAAGATGCCATCAACCTCTGCATGGCGGTCATTCGGCAG GCTCCCAATTATGCTGAACCTTTCCAAGCATTAAGCATGTTTTATAAAGATCTTGGGGATTACGAAAAGTCATACCAATTATCTCTAATAGCTGCATAATTGTCCCCTCAAGATGCTGAGGAAAGGATTCG TCGCTGTGAATTGCTTGAATCCATGGCCGCGCAAAAGGATTTGCTGAAAGCTTGTCTCACCATGTTACGATGTGTCCAACcagaaaatgaacaaaaaagaaatgagtgGGTCGTGCTGGCTGTTAGAATCGCTCGCATGCATCACGCAAGCGGACAACTGTATTCTGCGCGTAGAGCTCTTAGCAATGCCCTAGTCACCTGTTCCGCGAGTTTCACCATGGA ACATTATAATCTTTTATTGTAACTCCGAGTTTTGACGAAGCATTATCTCGATGTGATGAAA GTACTTACTAAACATTGCGGCTTGGTgtttaacaataaaaaagtTGATGCAATTGACCTCGAAGAGGCAGAAACGATGGAATTGACACAGGAATTACCACTGGACATTCTCAGCAAGCTTTGTATTGCACTAGTCTACTCCAAGAAACACGATTTTGCCTTTCCCTTAATTGAAACGTTTCTTGAATATGATGTGGAAAGTTTTGGAGATACAGTATTTACCCTGACGTTGCCGAGGCCCCTGTGGAAAACGAATTTCACCAACGAGCTAT GCCATTGCTAG